A single window of Flavobacteriales bacterium DNA harbors:
- a CDS encoding TonB-dependent receptor, translating to MKKFLSTAVFLLFCAYGTVSQEVTTIQGRVIDAQTREGLPFAHIGFGGPSMPPGVSADKEGYFELQMTSEGVVIFDVSFVGYRTQSVTVKLDAPSKSVTVALEREAEEIAEVVVQALRAEEDAPVAYETITRKELEEVNLGQDLPILLDQSTGVVTSSDAGAGVGYTNMRIRGSDQTRINVTVNGIPINDSESQGVFWVNMPDLSSSTSSIQIQRGVGTSTNGAAAFGATVNMNTDMFNTEAYGNVTLAGGSFNTFKRNLEFGTGLLGDRFIVEGRISQITSDGYIDRASSDLRSYYLSAGMYNENTTLKFITFSGQERTYQSWWGTPQSRLEDDSSGMYNHAVNNGLDSAQTHNLFNSGRTYNYYEYDDQVDYYGQDHYQLHWAQRINENLKATAALHYTRGSGYFEEFRGQDDFAAYGLANPAVGSDSLTQTDLVRRRWLDNDFYGVTFSAEHKGRDLNVTVGGAWNRYDGLHYGELIWMQYAFDTPKDLRYYEGDAVKTDINIYLKGSYDWKSFRFYGDLQVRGIDYRTEGTDNDLVNYDVDAGFNFFNPKVGVTYFMGNRQQVYGSFARAGREPVRSDFIDAPAGRTPVAEELNNFEFGYRYTGAKLAFEANGYYMDYTNQLVVTGELNDVGASVRTNVPESYRAGIELNATYSVARNWILGGNWALSQNKIESFEETIYDYTNGFDVIVNEYENTDIALSPNSVGAVYVEYQPVNRAMVRLQGKYVGKQYLDNTSNEDRTIDAFFVTDLVAGYTFVPEGIEGIDVQLKVNNLFNTLYSSFGYTYSYVFGDMITENFYYPQATINFLGQVTVRL from the coding sequence ATGAAGAAATTCTTATCGACTGCGGTGTTCCTGCTTTTCTGCGCGTATGGCACCGTAAGTCAGGAAGTCACCACCATTCAAGGACGCGTTATCGACGCACAAACCCGCGAAGGCTTGCCCTTTGCGCACATCGGCTTTGGAGGCCCCTCAATGCCTCCGGGGGTAAGCGCCGACAAGGAAGGTTATTTTGAGCTACAAATGACCTCAGAAGGGGTAGTGATATTCGACGTTTCCTTTGTAGGTTATCGGACTCAATCGGTTACGGTAAAGCTCGATGCACCATCTAAATCGGTCACGGTAGCCCTGGAACGCGAAGCCGAGGAGATCGCGGAAGTCGTGGTTCAGGCCCTACGGGCCGAAGAGGATGCTCCCGTTGCTTACGAGACCATAACACGCAAAGAACTCGAAGAGGTGAATTTGGGGCAAGACCTACCCATTCTGCTCGACCAGAGCACCGGGGTGGTCACCAGTTCCGATGCCGGAGCCGGCGTAGGGTACACCAATATGCGCATTCGTGGATCCGATCAAACCCGGATCAATGTAACGGTGAATGGTATTCCGATCAACGACTCCGAATCGCAGGGCGTTTTTTGGGTCAACATGCCCGACCTGAGCTCGAGTACTTCGAGCATACAGATTCAGCGCGGGGTTGGGACTTCAACCAATGGAGCGGCGGCCTTTGGTGCAACGGTCAACATGAATACCGACATGTTTAACACCGAAGCCTACGGAAACGTGACCCTTGCTGGTGGCTCGTTCAATACATTCAAGAGAAATTTGGAGTTTGGGACAGGTCTACTGGGCGATCGCTTCATCGTCGAAGGACGCATATCGCAAATCACCTCAGATGGTTACATCGATCGGGCGAGTAGTGATTTGCGCAGCTACTATTTGAGCGCAGGTATGTACAACGAGAATACCACTTTAAAATTCATCACCTTTTCGGGTCAAGAACGCACCTATCAGAGCTGGTGGGGCACGCCACAATCACGCCTCGAAGACGACTCGTCGGGCATGTACAACCACGCCGTGAACAACGGGCTCGACTCAGCCCAAACGCACAACTTGTTCAACAGTGGCCGCACCTATAACTACTACGAATACGACGATCAGGTCGACTATTACGGGCAGGATCACTACCAGCTTCACTGGGCTCAACGGATCAACGAAAATCTGAAGGCTACAGCTGCGCTTCACTACACTCGAGGATCGGGGTATTTTGAGGAGTTTCGAGGTCAGGATGATTTTGCGGCGTACGGACTTGCAAATCCTGCCGTAGGCAGCGATTCACTTACCCAAACCGACTTGGTTCGCCGCCGCTGGCTCGACAACGATTTTTACGGGGTCACGTTTTCTGCAGAACACAAGGGGCGCGATTTGAATGTAACCGTAGGTGGTGCCTGGAACCGATACGATGGGCTCCACTACGGTGAGTTGATTTGGATGCAGTACGCCTTTGACACGCCGAAGGATTTACGATACTACGAGGGCGATGCGGTGAAGACCGACATCAACATATACCTTAAGGGGAGCTATGACTGGAAATCGTTCCGCTTTTACGGAGATCTGCAGGTACGCGGCATTGACTATCGCACGGAGGGAACCGATAACGACCTGGTTAACTACGATGTAGACGCCGGTTTCAACTTTTTTAATCCGAAGGTGGGGGTGACTTATTTCATGGGGAATCGCCAGCAGGTGTACGGAAGTTTTGCCCGGGCCGGACGCGAACCCGTGCGGAGCGACTTTATCGATGCGCCAGCCGGACGCACACCGGTGGCGGAGGAGCTGAACAACTTTGAATTTGGGTACCGGTACACTGGAGCTAAGCTGGCCTTTGAGGCCAATGGATATTACATGGACTACACCAATCAATTGGTGGTAACAGGTGAGCTGAACGACGTGGGCGCTTCGGTGCGCACCAACGTGCCGGAGAGTTACCGGGCCGGAATCGAGCTGAACGCCACGTACAGCGTTGCCCGCAACTGGATCCTGGGCGGAAACTGGGCTTTGAGTCAGAACAAAATCGAGTCGTTTGAAGAGACCATCTACGACTATACGAACGGGTTCGACGTGATCGTGAACGAGTACGAAAACACCGACATCGCTTTGAGTCCGAATTCGGTCGGCGCGGTGTATGTGGAATACCAACCTGTAAATAGGGCCATGGTCCGACTTCAGGGTAAATATGTAGGCAAGCAATACCTCGATAACACCTCGAATGAGGACCGCACGATTGACGCATTCTTTGTGACTGATCTGGTAGCCGGCTACACCTTTGTTCCCGAGGGCATCGAGGGAATCGACGTACAACTGAAGGTGAATAACCTATTCAACACGCTGTACAGCTCCTTCGGATACACCTACAGCTACGTTTTCGGGGATATGATCACGGAGAACTTCTATTATCCGCAGGCGACGATTAACTTCTTGGGACAAGTGACGGTTCGATTGTAA